In Tribolium castaneum strain GA2 chromosome 4, icTriCast1.1, whole genome shotgun sequence, one DNA window encodes the following:
- the LOC659903 gene encoding dentin sialophosphoprotein isoform X2, producing the protein MWTVVISGCVSFSLVMSLAFCLCWRKKSPKNDLLGLDGMVIQKNPDENVNHLPSAAPCVVDGVNASANSADFNDSNNKRNIPANNTRRSLPDIPSEQGAALANWEPTGDNSSEHYATVGQYQNAKRHTLQNGVEPRPSLSQHSSITQADDNSSPYEKVKYDKIKSKEHPYAQLQPTTSRQAALEENKLVGEERTNLLRPSGSSTSSEPSAPPRSRRSSAHSGLGVDIPAASAVAGGIAASPELPYMTPPVTQPNFSGDSQDSSKGYTSISVREPLANIIAQTKEMNKKRDIDQHYSTVSDDSDDVYTTIPDPNNQIYTSESETYARIPAHPITVEAEVNPTPRSLETDEFYEPAPQPPPPSVTSLKQVAGHSHSRQASSSSSIANIGSPKPEKRQANSPLPPPPPGSSFDFQRNLDDLYAKVHKNKKKEDSDGEKTPEKAKRSGDNTSRKSVSSCSSTEEKKFLPTSRHQEHNYETLRKSNKDCSDPGYEKIRNEEPGYASINGPESITSSDPGYEVLKQRPLSELDPNYEELKHRNSNASDSGYSKVKYTDGYSVVNKQKSDDKSRTSSSYGSNSQDFSLDEPNYESMPSESLSSEHNYAALKSGGSESDPNYESVRDLEEPPYEKLNDGDSDFQVSGRGYENIDTSESSNGAGDTKSQKSGPPYEHLNNDTDSEVPGYERIKGKENASSGESSSSGANKGASILEEDAIFQV; encoded by the exons ATGTGGACAGTTGTTATTTCGGGGTGTGTGTCTTTTTCACTGGTAATGTCGTTAGCGTTTTGTCTGTGCTGGAGGAAGAAGTCGCCTAA aaatgaCTTGTTAGGGCTTGATGGCATGGTCATTCAAAAAAACCCTGACGAAAATGTTAATCACTTGCCCTCTGCTGCACCATGTGTTGTTGACGGCGTGAATGCTAGTGCAAATAGTGCTGACTTTAACGATTCTAATAATAAAAG GAACATTCCTGCCAACAATACGCGAAGAAGTCTCCCTGATATTCCCTCAGAACAAGGGGCTGCTCTCGCTAATTGGGAACCAACAGGTGACAATTCCTCCGAACATTACGCCACTGTTGGCCAATATCAAAATg CAAAACGTCACACGCTCCAAAACGGTGTGGAGCCCCGTCCAAGTCTATCTCAACACAGTTCAATCACTCAAGCCGATGATAATTCCTCACCTTACGAAAAGGTGAAATATgataaaatcaaatcaaaagAACACCCTTACGCGCAATTACAGCCGACGACAAGCCGACAGGCAGCTTTGGAAGAAAATAAACTGGTTGGAGAGGAGAGAACAAACTTGTTGAG acCTAGTGGTTCCAGCACATCGTCAGAACCTTCAGCACCTCCACGATCACGAAGATCGTCCGCACACAGTGGACTAGGAGTGGATATTCCGGCGGCTTCAGCCGTTGCTGGAGGTATTGCTGCTAGTCCAGAACTGCCTTATATGACTCCGCCCGTAACACAGCCCAATTTTAGCGGGGATTCACAGGATTCTTCga AGGGTTACACCAGTATTAGTGTGAGAGAGCCGTTAGCTAATATTATAGCACAGACAAAAGAAATGAACAAAAAGAGGGACATAGACCAACATTATTCCACGGTGTCTGATGATTCAG ACGATGTTTATACGACGATCCCCGACCCCAACAACCAAATCTACACGAGCGAAAGCGAAACCTACGCCCGAATTCCCGCTCATCCGATAACCGTCGAAGCCGAAGTCAATCCAACTCCTCGAAGCCTCGAAACCGACGAATTTTACGAACCTGCACCACAACCACCGCCCCCTAGTGTCACCAGTTTGAAGCAAGTAGCTGGGCACTCCCACTCCCGACAAG CTTCATCGTCGAGTTCCATAGCCAACATTGGCTCTCCTAAGCCGGAAAAACGCCAAGCGAACTCACCCCTACCTCCACCACCCCCTGGTTCAAGTTTCGATTTCCAGCGAAATTTAGATGATCTCTACGCCAAAgtacataaaaacaaaaagaaggAAGATTCTGATGGGGAGAAAACCCCCGAAAAGGCAAAACGTAGTGGCGATAATACAAGTCGTAAGTCAGTATCGAGTTGCAGTTCAACCGAAGAAAAGAAATTTCTTCCGACATCAAGACACCAAGAACACAATTACGAAACATTACGCAAATCAAATAAAGATTGTAGTGATCCAGGCTATGAGAAAATTCGAAATGAGGAGCCAGGCTATGCCAGTATTAACGGCCCAGAGAGCATAACGAGCTCAGACCCGGGCTACGAGGTTTTAAAACAGCGGCCTCTATCGGAATTGGACCCCAACTACGAGGAACTCAAACATCGAAATTCGAACGCTAGTGATTCCGGTTATTCGAAAGTCAAATACACTGACGGTTATTCGGTGgttaataagcaaaaaagtgACGATAAATCGCGGACGTCAAGTAGTTACGGCAGTAATTCGCAGGATTTTAGTTTAGACGAACCGAACTACGAAAGTATGCCGAGTGAATCCTTGTCTTCCGAACACAATTACGCGGCTTTGAAATCAGGCGGAAGCGAATCGGATCCGAATTATGAATCGGTGAGGGATTTGGAAGAGCCTCCGTATGAAAAATTGAACGATGGTGATTCGGATTTTCAAGTATCAGGGCGTGGATATGAGAATATTGACACTTCGGAGAGTTCGAATGGGGCTGGAGATACGAAATCTCAAAAATCTGGGCCGCCTTATGAACACTTGAACAACGATACGGAT
- the LOC659903 gene encoding dentin sialophosphoprotein isoform X4: MWTVVISGCVSFSLVMSLAFCLCWRKKSPKNIPANNTRRSLPDIPSEQGAALANWEPTGDNSSEHYATVGQYQNAAKRHTLQNGVEPRPSLSQHSSITQADDNSSPYEKVKYDKIKSKEHPYAQLQPTTSRQAALEENKLVGEERTNLLRPSGSSTSSEPSAPPRSRRSSAHSGLGVDIPAASAVAGGIAASPELPYMTPPVTQPNFSGDSQDSSKGYTSISVREPLANIIAQTKEMNKKRDIDQHYSTVSDDSDDVYTTIPDPNNQIYTSESETYARIPAHPITVEAEVNPTPRSLETDEFYEPAPQPPPPSVTSLKQVAGHSHSRQASSSSSIANIGSPKPEKRQANSPLPPPPPGSSFDFQRNLDDLYAKVHKNKKKEDSDGEKTPEKAKRSGDNTSRKSVSSCSSTEEKKFLPTSRHQEHNYETLRKSNKDCSDPGYEKIRNEEPGYASINGPESITSSDPGYEVLKQRPLSELDPNYEELKHRNSNASDSGYSKVKYTDGYSVVNKQKSDDKSRTSSSYGSNSQDFSLDEPNYESMPSESLSSEHNYAALKSGGSESDPNYESVRDLEEPPYEKLNDGDSDFQVSGRGYENIDTSESSNGAGDTKSQKSGPPYEHLNNDTDSEVPGYERIKGKENASSGESSSSGANKGASILEEDAIFQV; this comes from the exons ATGTGGACAGTTGTTATTTCGGGGTGTGTGTCTTTTTCACTGGTAATGTCGTTAGCGTTTTGTCTGTGCTGGAGGAAGAAGTCGCCTAA GAACATTCCTGCCAACAATACGCGAAGAAGTCTCCCTGATATTCCCTCAGAACAAGGGGCTGCTCTCGCTAATTGGGAACCAACAGGTGACAATTCCTCCGAACATTACGCCACTGTTGGCCAATATCAAAATg cagCAAAACGTCACACGCTCCAAAACGGTGTGGAGCCCCGTCCAAGTCTATCTCAACACAGTTCAATCACTCAAGCCGATGATAATTCCTCACCTTACGAAAAGGTGAAATATgataaaatcaaatcaaaagAACACCCTTACGCGCAATTACAGCCGACGACAAGCCGACAGGCAGCTTTGGAAGAAAATAAACTGGTTGGAGAGGAGAGAACAAACTTGTTGAG acCTAGTGGTTCCAGCACATCGTCAGAACCTTCAGCACCTCCACGATCACGAAGATCGTCCGCACACAGTGGACTAGGAGTGGATATTCCGGCGGCTTCAGCCGTTGCTGGAGGTATTGCTGCTAGTCCAGAACTGCCTTATATGACTCCGCCCGTAACACAGCCCAATTTTAGCGGGGATTCACAGGATTCTTCga AGGGTTACACCAGTATTAGTGTGAGAGAGCCGTTAGCTAATATTATAGCACAGACAAAAGAAATGAACAAAAAGAGGGACATAGACCAACATTATTCCACGGTGTCTGATGATTCAG ACGATGTTTATACGACGATCCCCGACCCCAACAACCAAATCTACACGAGCGAAAGCGAAACCTACGCCCGAATTCCCGCTCATCCGATAACCGTCGAAGCCGAAGTCAATCCAACTCCTCGAAGCCTCGAAACCGACGAATTTTACGAACCTGCACCACAACCACCGCCCCCTAGTGTCACCAGTTTGAAGCAAGTAGCTGGGCACTCCCACTCCCGACAAG CTTCATCGTCGAGTTCCATAGCCAACATTGGCTCTCCTAAGCCGGAAAAACGCCAAGCGAACTCACCCCTACCTCCACCACCCCCTGGTTCAAGTTTCGATTTCCAGCGAAATTTAGATGATCTCTACGCCAAAgtacataaaaacaaaaagaaggAAGATTCTGATGGGGAGAAAACCCCCGAAAAGGCAAAACGTAGTGGCGATAATACAAGTCGTAAGTCAGTATCGAGTTGCAGTTCAACCGAAGAAAAGAAATTTCTTCCGACATCAAGACACCAAGAACACAATTACGAAACATTACGCAAATCAAATAAAGATTGTAGTGATCCAGGCTATGAGAAAATTCGAAATGAGGAGCCAGGCTATGCCAGTATTAACGGCCCAGAGAGCATAACGAGCTCAGACCCGGGCTACGAGGTTTTAAAACAGCGGCCTCTATCGGAATTGGACCCCAACTACGAGGAACTCAAACATCGAAATTCGAACGCTAGTGATTCCGGTTATTCGAAAGTCAAATACACTGACGGTTATTCGGTGgttaataagcaaaaaagtgACGATAAATCGCGGACGTCAAGTAGTTACGGCAGTAATTCGCAGGATTTTAGTTTAGACGAACCGAACTACGAAAGTATGCCGAGTGAATCCTTGTCTTCCGAACACAATTACGCGGCTTTGAAATCAGGCGGAAGCGAATCGGATCCGAATTATGAATCGGTGAGGGATTTGGAAGAGCCTCCGTATGAAAAATTGAACGATGGTGATTCGGATTTTCAAGTATCAGGGCGTGGATATGAGAATATTGACACTTCGGAGAGTTCGAATGGGGCTGGAGATACGAAATCTCAAAAATCTGGGCCGCCTTATGAACACTTGAACAACGATACGGAT
- the LOC659903 gene encoding dentin sialophosphoprotein isoform X3, protein MWTVVISGCVSFSLVMSLAFCLCWRKKSPKNDLLGLDGMVIQKNPDENVNHLPSAAPCVVDGVNASANSADFNDSNNKRNIPANNTRRSLPDIPSEQGAALANWEPTGDNSSEHYATVGQYQNAAKRHTLQNGVEPRPSLSQHSSITQADDNSSPYEKVKYDKIKSKEHPYAQLQPTTSRQAALEENKLVGEERTNLLSTSSEPSAPPRSRRSSAHSGLGVDIPAASAVAGGIAASPELPYMTPPVTQPNFSGDSQDSSKGYTSISVREPLANIIAQTKEMNKKRDIDQHYSTVSDDSDDVYTTIPDPNNQIYTSESETYARIPAHPITVEAEVNPTPRSLETDEFYEPAPQPPPPSVTSLKQVAGHSHSRQASSSSSIANIGSPKPEKRQANSPLPPPPPGSSFDFQRNLDDLYAKVHKNKKKEDSDGEKTPEKAKRSGDNTSRKSVSSCSSTEEKKFLPTSRHQEHNYETLRKSNKDCSDPGYEKIRNEEPGYASINGPESITSSDPGYEVLKQRPLSELDPNYEELKHRNSNASDSGYSKVKYTDGYSVVNKQKSDDKSRTSSSYGSNSQDFSLDEPNYESMPSESLSSEHNYAALKSGGSESDPNYESVRDLEEPPYEKLNDGDSDFQVSGRGYENIDTSESSNGAGDTKSQKSGPPYEHLNNDTDSEVPGYERIKGKENASSGESSSSGANKGASILEEDAIFQV, encoded by the exons ATGTGGACAGTTGTTATTTCGGGGTGTGTGTCTTTTTCACTGGTAATGTCGTTAGCGTTTTGTCTGTGCTGGAGGAAGAAGTCGCCTAA aaatgaCTTGTTAGGGCTTGATGGCATGGTCATTCAAAAAAACCCTGACGAAAATGTTAATCACTTGCCCTCTGCTGCACCATGTGTTGTTGACGGCGTGAATGCTAGTGCAAATAGTGCTGACTTTAACGATTCTAATAATAAAAG GAACATTCCTGCCAACAATACGCGAAGAAGTCTCCCTGATATTCCCTCAGAACAAGGGGCTGCTCTCGCTAATTGGGAACCAACAGGTGACAATTCCTCCGAACATTACGCCACTGTTGGCCAATATCAAAATg cagCAAAACGTCACACGCTCCAAAACGGTGTGGAGCCCCGTCCAAGTCTATCTCAACACAGTTCAATCACTCAAGCCGATGATAATTCCTCACCTTACGAAAAGGTGAAATATgataaaatcaaatcaaaagAACACCCTTACGCGCAATTACAGCCGACGACAAGCCGACAGGCAGCTTTGGAAGAAAATAAACTGGTTGGAGAGGAGAGAACAAACTTGTTGAG CACATCGTCAGAACCTTCAGCACCTCCACGATCACGAAGATCGTCCGCACACAGTGGACTAGGAGTGGATATTCCGGCGGCTTCAGCCGTTGCTGGAGGTATTGCTGCTAGTCCAGAACTGCCTTATATGACTCCGCCCGTAACACAGCCCAATTTTAGCGGGGATTCACAGGATTCTTCga AGGGTTACACCAGTATTAGTGTGAGAGAGCCGTTAGCTAATATTATAGCACAGACAAAAGAAATGAACAAAAAGAGGGACATAGACCAACATTATTCCACGGTGTCTGATGATTCAG ACGATGTTTATACGACGATCCCCGACCCCAACAACCAAATCTACACGAGCGAAAGCGAAACCTACGCCCGAATTCCCGCTCATCCGATAACCGTCGAAGCCGAAGTCAATCCAACTCCTCGAAGCCTCGAAACCGACGAATTTTACGAACCTGCACCACAACCACCGCCCCCTAGTGTCACCAGTTTGAAGCAAGTAGCTGGGCACTCCCACTCCCGACAAG CTTCATCGTCGAGTTCCATAGCCAACATTGGCTCTCCTAAGCCGGAAAAACGCCAAGCGAACTCACCCCTACCTCCACCACCCCCTGGTTCAAGTTTCGATTTCCAGCGAAATTTAGATGATCTCTACGCCAAAgtacataaaaacaaaaagaaggAAGATTCTGATGGGGAGAAAACCCCCGAAAAGGCAAAACGTAGTGGCGATAATACAAGTCGTAAGTCAGTATCGAGTTGCAGTTCAACCGAAGAAAAGAAATTTCTTCCGACATCAAGACACCAAGAACACAATTACGAAACATTACGCAAATCAAATAAAGATTGTAGTGATCCAGGCTATGAGAAAATTCGAAATGAGGAGCCAGGCTATGCCAGTATTAACGGCCCAGAGAGCATAACGAGCTCAGACCCGGGCTACGAGGTTTTAAAACAGCGGCCTCTATCGGAATTGGACCCCAACTACGAGGAACTCAAACATCGAAATTCGAACGCTAGTGATTCCGGTTATTCGAAAGTCAAATACACTGACGGTTATTCGGTGgttaataagcaaaaaagtgACGATAAATCGCGGACGTCAAGTAGTTACGGCAGTAATTCGCAGGATTTTAGTTTAGACGAACCGAACTACGAAAGTATGCCGAGTGAATCCTTGTCTTCCGAACACAATTACGCGGCTTTGAAATCAGGCGGAAGCGAATCGGATCCGAATTATGAATCGGTGAGGGATTTGGAAGAGCCTCCGTATGAAAAATTGAACGATGGTGATTCGGATTTTCAAGTATCAGGGCGTGGATATGAGAATATTGACACTTCGGAGAGTTCGAATGGGGCTGGAGATACGAAATCTCAAAAATCTGGGCCGCCTTATGAACACTTGAACAACGATACGGAT
- the LOC659903 gene encoding dentin sialophosphoprotein isoform X1: MWTVVISGCVSFSLVMSLAFCLCWRKKSPKNDLLGLDGMVIQKNPDENVNHLPSAAPCVVDGVNASANSADFNDSNNKRNIPANNTRRSLPDIPSEQGAALANWEPTGDNSSEHYATVGQYQNAAKRHTLQNGVEPRPSLSQHSSITQADDNSSPYEKVKYDKIKSKEHPYAQLQPTTSRQAALEENKLVGEERTNLLRPSGSSTSSEPSAPPRSRRSSAHSGLGVDIPAASAVAGGIAASPELPYMTPPVTQPNFSGDSQDSSKGYTSISVREPLANIIAQTKEMNKKRDIDQHYSTVSDDSDDVYTTIPDPNNQIYTSESETYARIPAHPITVEAEVNPTPRSLETDEFYEPAPQPPPPSVTSLKQVAGHSHSRQASSSSSIANIGSPKPEKRQANSPLPPPPPGSSFDFQRNLDDLYAKVHKNKKKEDSDGEKTPEKAKRSGDNTSRKSVSSCSSTEEKKFLPTSRHQEHNYETLRKSNKDCSDPGYEKIRNEEPGYASINGPESITSSDPGYEVLKQRPLSELDPNYEELKHRNSNASDSGYSKVKYTDGYSVVNKQKSDDKSRTSSSYGSNSQDFSLDEPNYESMPSESLSSEHNYAALKSGGSESDPNYESVRDLEEPPYEKLNDGDSDFQVSGRGYENIDTSESSNGAGDTKSQKSGPPYEHLNNDTDSEVPGYERIKGKENASSGESSSSGANKGASILEEDAIFQV; this comes from the exons ATGTGGACAGTTGTTATTTCGGGGTGTGTGTCTTTTTCACTGGTAATGTCGTTAGCGTTTTGTCTGTGCTGGAGGAAGAAGTCGCCTAA aaatgaCTTGTTAGGGCTTGATGGCATGGTCATTCAAAAAAACCCTGACGAAAATGTTAATCACTTGCCCTCTGCTGCACCATGTGTTGTTGACGGCGTGAATGCTAGTGCAAATAGTGCTGACTTTAACGATTCTAATAATAAAAG GAACATTCCTGCCAACAATACGCGAAGAAGTCTCCCTGATATTCCCTCAGAACAAGGGGCTGCTCTCGCTAATTGGGAACCAACAGGTGACAATTCCTCCGAACATTACGCCACTGTTGGCCAATATCAAAATg cagCAAAACGTCACACGCTCCAAAACGGTGTGGAGCCCCGTCCAAGTCTATCTCAACACAGTTCAATCACTCAAGCCGATGATAATTCCTCACCTTACGAAAAGGTGAAATATgataaaatcaaatcaaaagAACACCCTTACGCGCAATTACAGCCGACGACAAGCCGACAGGCAGCTTTGGAAGAAAATAAACTGGTTGGAGAGGAGAGAACAAACTTGTTGAG acCTAGTGGTTCCAGCACATCGTCAGAACCTTCAGCACCTCCACGATCACGAAGATCGTCCGCACACAGTGGACTAGGAGTGGATATTCCGGCGGCTTCAGCCGTTGCTGGAGGTATTGCTGCTAGTCCAGAACTGCCTTATATGACTCCGCCCGTAACACAGCCCAATTTTAGCGGGGATTCACAGGATTCTTCga AGGGTTACACCAGTATTAGTGTGAGAGAGCCGTTAGCTAATATTATAGCACAGACAAAAGAAATGAACAAAAAGAGGGACATAGACCAACATTATTCCACGGTGTCTGATGATTCAG ACGATGTTTATACGACGATCCCCGACCCCAACAACCAAATCTACACGAGCGAAAGCGAAACCTACGCCCGAATTCCCGCTCATCCGATAACCGTCGAAGCCGAAGTCAATCCAACTCCTCGAAGCCTCGAAACCGACGAATTTTACGAACCTGCACCACAACCACCGCCCCCTAGTGTCACCAGTTTGAAGCAAGTAGCTGGGCACTCCCACTCCCGACAAG CTTCATCGTCGAGTTCCATAGCCAACATTGGCTCTCCTAAGCCGGAAAAACGCCAAGCGAACTCACCCCTACCTCCACCACCCCCTGGTTCAAGTTTCGATTTCCAGCGAAATTTAGATGATCTCTACGCCAAAgtacataaaaacaaaaagaaggAAGATTCTGATGGGGAGAAAACCCCCGAAAAGGCAAAACGTAGTGGCGATAATACAAGTCGTAAGTCAGTATCGAGTTGCAGTTCAACCGAAGAAAAGAAATTTCTTCCGACATCAAGACACCAAGAACACAATTACGAAACATTACGCAAATCAAATAAAGATTGTAGTGATCCAGGCTATGAGAAAATTCGAAATGAGGAGCCAGGCTATGCCAGTATTAACGGCCCAGAGAGCATAACGAGCTCAGACCCGGGCTACGAGGTTTTAAAACAGCGGCCTCTATCGGAATTGGACCCCAACTACGAGGAACTCAAACATCGAAATTCGAACGCTAGTGATTCCGGTTATTCGAAAGTCAAATACACTGACGGTTATTCGGTGgttaataagcaaaaaagtgACGATAAATCGCGGACGTCAAGTAGTTACGGCAGTAATTCGCAGGATTTTAGTTTAGACGAACCGAACTACGAAAGTATGCCGAGTGAATCCTTGTCTTCCGAACACAATTACGCGGCTTTGAAATCAGGCGGAAGCGAATCGGATCCGAATTATGAATCGGTGAGGGATTTGGAAGAGCCTCCGTATGAAAAATTGAACGATGGTGATTCGGATTTTCAAGTATCAGGGCGTGGATATGAGAATATTGACACTTCGGAGAGTTCGAATGGGGCTGGAGATACGAAATCTCAAAAATCTGGGCCGCCTTATGAACACTTGAACAACGATACGGAT